GTTGATCCTGCTTTTCGATCTCGAATGAATGTGCCTTTTATATTGGCTGATGATTCTCTGGACGCACTGTTTATTGAAGAATCTGAAGCGGCAGGGTTGCGTACATTGGCTGGGCATCGATCTGTTGGTGGTATGCGAGCAAGCATATATAACGCGATGCCGATGGAAGGGATTGTGGCCTTAATTGACTTTATGCGCGCTTTCGAAAAACGTCACGGGTAACTAAAATGTCGAATTCTAAACAGGCGGTGCCAGAAACGCTGCCTCTATTGCGTGATCGTATTGATTCGATTGATTCGCAAATACAGCTGTTGATTAACGAGCGTGCAACTTGTGCACAAAAGGTTGCTGAAGTGAAGTTGGCTGAGCAAGGTGGTGAAGTAGTTGTCTTTTACCGCCCTGAACGCGAGGCTCAAGTTTTGCGTAGAGTTATGGAGCGTAATGAAGGGCCTTTAGGGAATGAAGAGATGGCGAAGATTTTTCGTCAAGTCATGTCCTCTTGTCTTGCGCTTGAAAAGCCAATGCGCATTGCATTTTTGGGGCCAGAAGGCACCTTTACGCAGCAGGCCGCTTTAAAGCATTTTGGCAAATCCATTATTAGTGCGCCGATGGCGGCCATTGATGAAGTGTTCCGTGAAGTTGAATCTGGTGCTGCAAATTATGGTGTCGTGCCTGTTGAGAATTCAACGGAAGGTGTTGTTAATCATACTTTGGACAGCTTTCGCGATTCACGCTTAAAAATATGCGGTGAAGTCGAAGAGCGTATTCATCATCATCTTTTAGTTAGCCCAAATATTAGCTCTGAAGATGTCACGCACATTTATTCTCATCAACAGTCTTTGGCCCAATGTCGTGCGTGGTTAGATCGTTATTGGCCCCACGCAGAACGTGTTGCTGTAAGTTCTAATGCCGAAGCGGCACGCCTTGCAGCAGACGCCGGTAGAAGCGGTCGGGCTATTGCTGCAATCGCTGGTGAAGTAGCTTGTGAGTTGTATGGTTTATCAAAGGTGTCGGCGAATATTGAAGACCGTCCAGATAATACAACGCGCTTTTTGATTGTTGGCAATCAAGATGTGCCTCCGAGTGGTAAAGACAAAACATCGCTGCTTATTAGTGCTAAAAATGAACCCGGTGCTTTATATCGATTACTTGAGGCTTTTGAGCGTCACGGTGTTGATATGACGCGATTAGAGACTCGTCCTTCATTAATGAGTCGTTGGGGTTATATATTTTACATTGATTTTGTCGGTCATCATTTGGATAAAAAATGTTGTGCCGTGATTGATGAGCTTCGTGAGCGAGCATCCGAAGTGAAGGTGTTGGGTTCTTATCCTGTGGCTGTGCTTTAGTAAATCTATAAGAGTGTTGTGCTTTGACTGGTGAAAGTGGTTTTCAGGCGTCTGTTGATGTGGCGCCGCAAGAAAAAAAGAAATTTGGCAATGTCATGATTATTGGTCTTGGCATGATCGGCGGGTCTTTTGCTAAAGCGCTAAAAGAGCGAGGTTTGGCAACACTTTATGGTGTTGACCGTCGAGAAGGGGAGTTGACGTTAGGTGTTTCTACTGGCGTCATTGATCATCCTGCCGAGTTGTCTGCAGAGTTTGTATCTAAAATGGATATCATTATTCTTGCCACGCCAGTGAGAGCGATGGAGTCGGTTTTATCTGAAATTAAGCCTTTTTTATCAAAAAATATTCTGGTTACTGATGTAGGGTCGACGAAAGGAAGTGTGGTTGATGCGGTTCGTCGAGTCTTCTCGGAAGTGCCTCCTAATTTTATCCCTAGTCATCCTATTGCTGGTGCAGAGAAAAGCGGTGTATTGGCATCTAATTCTTTGTTGTTCGAAAAGCATATGGCCATTGTAACGCCTCTTCCAGACAGTAATCCTGTTTTGTTAGATCGTCTCCATCGTCTTTGGCGTGCAGTAGGGGCGGACGTTGTCAGTATGGATGTCGAGCATCACGATCATGTGTTGGCTTCATCTAGCCATTTGCCGCATTTACTTGCTTATACTTTAGTTGATGCGCTTGCTAATGGTGAGCGTAGTCAGGATGTATTTAAATTTGCGGCTGGTGGCTTTCGTGATTTCACGAGGATCGCGTCGAGTGATCCCGTTATGTGGCGAGATGTTTTTATGGCTAATAAAGACGCCACGTTGGCTACGTTGGATCATTTCACCGATCGCCTTGCTGATATGCGTACTGCTATAGCGCAAGGTGACGGTGCAAGCATGTTTGGTGTTTTTACTCGGGCAAAGTCTGCGCGAGATCATTTTCTTCGTTTGTTAGAGCAGCGTACAATTGGCTCAGTAAAAGAAGTTTGTCCGGTATCTATTTCTGTGTTGCCTGCTTCTTCTATTAAAGGAGATATTTCTTTGTTGGGTGACAAATCTTTGTCACATAAAGCCATTACTATAGCCGCATTGTCGGCAGGTATGAGTGAAATAAAGAATGTTGATCTGACTGGCGATGTGCGTATCACCATGCAGGCTTTTCGTGATATGGGCGTGGTTATCGAAGAAGTTACGGCGGATCATCTACGAGTTCATGGTGTTGGTCTTCGTGGTTTGAAAGCCCCGATTGCCCCAATTAATGTTCATCAATCAAGAGATAGCTTGTATTTATTGCTTCCCATCTTGGCGGGTCAGTCGTTTTCTGCATCTGTTGTGGCAGAAGGAAAATTACTCAATCGCTCGATGGACGATTTGTTTTCGCTGGTGCGTAAAATGGGTGGGGAAGTTGTGTCTGAAGTGGCTGATTGCTTACCTGTGGATCTGTCTCCAGGCGTGCCGTTGAATGTTTCTGTTGATTTGACTAGTGGTTCTGAGCGGCTTAGGATGGCGGCTTTTTTGGCAGCGTTGTATTCGCCTGTTGAAGGCTGTGTCACGCCATTTTTGTCAGGTGTATGTCATGATGAGGTTTTGCTGAGGCATTTTGGCGTGACTATATTGGATCACGGTGTCGGCTTTAAAGTGGTAGCGGCGCCTCTAATTGGTACGGACATTGTATTGTCGGGTGATGAGTATGAAGTGGCTTGGTTGGTTGTGTTGGCAAGCTTGTTACCAGGTTCTGAGCTATCAATAAAAAACGCGGGGCTAGACTCTGCCATGTTTGCGTTTTTGTCATTTTTTCAGTCGATTGGTGCTGATATTTCAATGCCTCCGCAAGATGAGTTTGGCCTTTACGAAGGTGTACTTCATGCTGGTTTTTCGGAGTTAAAAGCATTTTCTTTGACATCGCAGCAGAGTTATCAGTTTAGAGATGAGTTGCCTTTGTTGTGTGTGGTGGCGGCTTACTTAGTAGGTGAAAGTCGCATGCAGGGCGTTGGCTCTTTGCCGTATCATTATGAAGATAGGGTGTTGGCTTTAGTGGATGCATTAAGGCAAATGAAAATAGTCTGTCATTATTTAAACGGCGAATTAGTGATTGAGGGTGGTCTGCCACAAGGTGGTGAGCTTGATTGTGCTGGTGATGATAGGTTGGCACTTGCCATGCTTGCATTAGGTGCGCGCAGTCAGTCAGTGACTAAAATCAATGACTGTCAAAAATTATTAGAAGAATTTAATGAGTTAGAGAGTGTTGCTATGCAATTAGGTTTTCATTGTTTAGTGGCGCAATAGTTTTTTAAGAGGAATAGTTATGATCAACCAAGGCCCGGTTATTACGATTGATGGTCCAAGTGGTGCCGGTAAAGGTACTGTAAGTCAATTGATCGCAGAAAAGCTGGGGTGGCACATACTGGATAGTGGTGCTTTATATCGACTGCTTGCTCTTGCTGTTTCACATCATGGAATGTCGGCGGACGATGTAGAGACTCTCAAAGTTTTGGCGGAGCATCTGGATATACAATTTGAACCTTCGGAAGAAGGTAAAATTGAAATTATTCTAGAGGGCGAGACGGTGACTCAGGCTATTCGAACAGAAGAGGTTGGGAACTGCGCGTCTAAATTAGCGGCCATACCTGAAGTTCGCGAAGGTTTGTTACTTCGTCAGCGGGCTTTTTCACAGGCGCCTGGTTTGGTGGCTGATGGGCGAGATATGGGGACGGTGGTTTTTCCTTCGGCACAAATTAAAATATTTTTAACAGCGTCTGCTGAAGAGCGAGCGCAAAGGCGTTTGCAGCAATTGCAGCAAAAAGGTGAAGCTGTTAATCTTAAGGAACTTGTTAAGTCGATTAAAGAGCGAGATGAGCGAGATGCGAATAGAGCCATTGCTCCTCTTGTGCCTGCAGCGGGCGCTTTAGTCATCGATAGTACAGATTTGACCATAGAGCAGGTTGTCGAGATGATTTTTGCTGAAACAGCGAAGGCAGGTCTTGTATAATCTGTTCTTTCTCGCGTCTAAAATGTGCTAGAATAGATCAAATGTTATTCAAGTCGACAAAGGGCCAGCAGGCTTTTGTCGCATCATCCAAAAAAACTGACCCACGTTTGCTGGCAATGTGGATTAAGGTTTAGCCTAGCTAAACCGATCATATGGGAAATACAATGACTCAAAGCTTCGCAGAACTGTTTGAAGAAAGCCTGTTAACCGTCGAAATGGCGCCAGGCTCAATTGTTACTGGTATTGTTGTTGATATCGACAGCGAATGGGTAACTGTTCATGCAGGTCTTAAATCTGAAGGCGTAATTCCTCGTTCTCAGTTTCTAACGGAAAGTGGTGAGTTCAGCTTAAACATCGGTGACGAAGTTAAAGTTGCACTTGAAGCTGTTGAAGATGGTTTCGGTGAGACTAAATTGTCTCGTGAAAAAGCGAAACGTGCAGAGACTTGGTCTGTGCTTGAAAAAGCTTACGAAGAAAACGCCATTGTTCACGGTGTTATTAACGGTAAAGTCAAAGGTGGCTTCACAGTTGATATCGCTAACATCCGTGCCTTCTTACCTGGTTCTTTGGTAGATGTTCGTCCAATCCGCGATACGTCTCATCTGGAAGGTGTTGATCTAGAGTTCAAACTTATTAAGCTTGATCAA
This genomic stretch from Marinomonas primoryensis harbors:
- the cmk gene encoding (d)CMP kinase, giving the protein MINQGPVITIDGPSGAGKGTVSQLIAEKLGWHILDSGALYRLLALAVSHHGMSADDVETLKVLAEHLDIQFEPSEEGKIEIILEGETVTQAIRTEEVGNCASKLAAIPEVREGLLLRQRAFSQAPGLVADGRDMGTVVFPSAQIKIFLTASAEERAQRRLQQLQQKGEAVNLKELVKSIKERDERDANRAIAPLVPAAGALVIDSTDLTIEQVVEMIFAETAKAGLV
- the pheA gene encoding prephenate dehydratase — translated: MSNSKQAVPETLPLLRDRIDSIDSQIQLLINERATCAQKVAEVKLAEQGGEVVVFYRPEREAQVLRRVMERNEGPLGNEEMAKIFRQVMSSCLALEKPMRIAFLGPEGTFTQQAALKHFGKSIISAPMAAIDEVFREVESGAANYGVVPVENSTEGVVNHTLDSFRDSRLKICGEVEERIHHHLLVSPNISSEDVTHIYSHQQSLAQCRAWLDRYWPHAERVAVSSNAEAARLAADAGRSGRAIAAIAGEVACELYGLSKVSANIEDRPDNTTRFLIVGNQDVPPSGKDKTSLLISAKNEPGALYRLLEAFERHGVDMTRLETRPSLMSRWGYIFYIDFVGHHLDKKCCAVIDELRERASEVKVLGSYPVAVL
- a CDS encoding bifunctional prephenate dehydrogenase/3-phosphoshikimate 1-carboxyvinyltransferase translates to MTGESGFQASVDVAPQEKKKFGNVMIIGLGMIGGSFAKALKERGLATLYGVDRREGELTLGVSTGVIDHPAELSAEFVSKMDIIILATPVRAMESVLSEIKPFLSKNILVTDVGSTKGSVVDAVRRVFSEVPPNFIPSHPIAGAEKSGVLASNSLLFEKHMAIVTPLPDSNPVLLDRLHRLWRAVGADVVSMDVEHHDHVLASSSHLPHLLAYTLVDALANGERSQDVFKFAAGGFRDFTRIASSDPVMWRDVFMANKDATLATLDHFTDRLADMRTAIAQGDGASMFGVFTRAKSARDHFLRLLEQRTIGSVKEVCPVSISVLPASSIKGDISLLGDKSLSHKAITIAALSAGMSEIKNVDLTGDVRITMQAFRDMGVVIEEVTADHLRVHGVGLRGLKAPIAPINVHQSRDSLYLLLPILAGQSFSASVVAEGKLLNRSMDDLFSLVRKMGGEVVSEVADCLPVDLSPGVPLNVSVDLTSGSERLRMAAFLAALYSPVEGCVTPFLSGVCHDEVLLRHFGVTILDHGVGFKVVAAPLIGTDIVLSGDEYEVAWLVVLASLLPGSELSIKNAGLDSAMFAFLSFFQSIGADISMPPQDEFGLYEGVLHAGFSELKAFSLTSQQSYQFRDELPLLCVVAAYLVGESRMQGVGSLPYHYEDRVLALVDALRQMKIVCHYLNGELVIEGGLPQGGELDCAGDDRLALAMLALGARSQSVTKINDCQKLLEEFNELESVAMQLGFHCLVAQ